A genomic segment from Bacillus cereus G9842 encodes:
- a CDS encoding aspartate aminotransferase family protein produces the protein MKTKQTDELLAKDEQYVWHGMRPFSPNSTMVGAKAEGCWVEDIQGKRYLDGMSGLWCVNSGYGRKELAEAAYKQLQTLSYFPMSQSHEPAIKLAEKLNEWLGGEYVIFFSNSGSEANETAFKIARQYYAQKGEPHRYKFMSRYRGYHGNTMATMAATGQAQRRYQYEPFASGFLHVTPPDCYRMPEIEGQHIYDVECVKEVDRVMTWELSETIAAFIMEPIITGGGILMPPQDYMKAVHQTCQKHGALLISDEVICGFGRTGKAFGFMNYDVKPDIITMAKGITSAYLPLSATAVKKEIYEAFKGKGEYEFFRHINTFGGNPAACALALKNLEIMENENLIERSAQMGSLLLEQLKDEIGEHPLVGNIRGKGLLVGIELVNDKETKEPIDNDKIASVVNACKEKGLIIGRNGMTTAGYNNVLTLAPPLIISSEEIAFVVGTLKTAMERI, from the coding sequence ATGAAAACGAAGCAAACTGATGAATTATTAGCAAAAGATGAGCAATATGTTTGGCACGGAATGCGTCCCTTTAGTCCAAATAGTACAATGGTAGGGGCAAAAGCTGAAGGGTGCTGGGTTGAAGATATACAAGGAAAAAGATATTTAGATGGTATGAGTGGTCTTTGGTGTGTGAATAGTGGATATGGAAGAAAGGAGCTCGCAGAAGCGGCTTATAAGCAATTACAAACATTATCATACTTTCCGATGTCACAATCTCATGAACCAGCTATAAAGCTTGCTGAAAAGTTAAATGAGTGGCTTGGGGGAGAGTATGTTATTTTCTTCTCAAATAGTGGTTCAGAAGCGAACGAAACAGCTTTTAAAATAGCAAGGCAATACTATGCGCAAAAAGGTGAACCACATCGTTATAAATTTATGTCACGTTATCGTGGGTATCACGGGAATACAATGGCGACAATGGCAGCGACGGGACAAGCGCAGCGTAGATATCAATATGAGCCGTTTGCTTCAGGCTTTTTACACGTAACACCACCGGATTGTTACCGTATGCCTGAGATTGAAGGGCAGCATATTTATGATGTAGAATGTGTGAAAGAAGTCGATCGTGTTATGACGTGGGAATTAAGTGAAACGATTGCCGCCTTTATTATGGAACCAATTATCACAGGCGGTGGCATATTAATGCCACCACAAGACTATATGAAAGCTGTTCATCAGACGTGTCAAAAACACGGTGCCTTGCTTATTAGTGACGAAGTGATTTGCGGTTTCGGGCGTACAGGAAAAGCATTTGGATTTATGAATTATGATGTGAAGCCAGATATTATTACAATGGCAAAAGGCATTACGAGCGCATATTTACCATTATCTGCAACGGCTGTGAAAAAAGAAATATATGAAGCATTTAAAGGGAAGGGAGAGTATGAATTCTTCCGACATATTAATACATTTGGTGGAAATCCAGCAGCTTGTGCATTAGCACTTAAAAACTTAGAGATTATGGAAAATGAAAATTTAATCGAGCGATCTGCGCAAATGGGTTCCCTTTTATTAGAGCAACTAAAAGATGAAATTGGAGAACATCCGCTTGTTGGGAATATTAGAGGAAAAGGTCTATTAGTTGGAATCGAACTAGTAAATGATAAAGAGACGAAAGAGCCAATTGATAACGACAAAATTGCAAGTGTCGTAAATGCTTGTAAAGAAAAGGGCTTAATTATAGGACGCAACGGTATGACAACAGCAGGATATAATAACGTCTTAACATTAGCACCGCCGCTTATTATTTCAAGTGAAGAAATTGCCTTTGTTGTTGGAACGTTGAAGACGGCGATGGAACGTATTTAA
- a CDS encoding solute symporter family protein: MNTTAFALFLIIVLGTLVITYFASKKTKNASEFYTAGGGLTGWQNGLAIAGDYMSAASFLGIAGAIALTGFDGFFYSIGFLVAYLVVLYLVAEPLRNLGKYTLADMIAARFDAKKVRGVAALNTMTISIFYMIAQLVGAGALIKLLLGIEYTTSVLIVGTLMTVYVIFGGMTATSWVQIVKAVLLMAGTFIISVIVFAKFNFSVTEMFAQMKTATPLKDSFLNPGVKYKDGLDTLSLNLGLVLGTAGLPHILVRFFTVRDAKTARQSVVYATWLIGAFYIMTIFLGFGAAAFVGNEAIIKANPAGNMAAPLLAKALGGDFLFAFVSAIAFATILAVVAGLVLTAASAFAHDFYNEIIRKGKSTEKEQVSMARYASIGVAILSIILALFAQTLNVAFLVSLAFAVAASANLPVILFTIYWKRFNTTGAISGMIVGLVSAIVLVALSPNVWNPVAGKAIFVGEAIFPYTTPGIISIPLGFLAAYLGTVLSSKKEDAAKFDEILVKSNTGHGISDASSH; the protein is encoded by the coding sequence TTGAATACTACTGCGTTTGCACTATTTTTAATTATTGTTCTTGGTACGCTTGTCATAACCTATTTTGCATCGAAAAAAACGAAAAATGCGAGTGAATTTTATACGGCTGGAGGGGGATTAACTGGTTGGCAAAATGGTCTGGCCATTGCTGGAGATTATATGTCTGCTGCTTCATTTCTTGGTATAGCCGGAGCAATCGCATTAACTGGGTTTGATGGATTCTTTTATAGTATCGGTTTTTTAGTTGCTTATTTAGTTGTACTATATCTTGTTGCAGAACCGCTTAGAAATTTAGGAAAGTACACTTTGGCGGATATGATTGCAGCACGCTTTGATGCGAAAAAAGTTCGCGGAGTCGCAGCTCTTAATACGATGACGATTTCTATCTTTTATATGATTGCACAATTAGTTGGCGCGGGTGCACTTATTAAATTATTATTAGGAATTGAATATACGACATCTGTATTAATCGTTGGAACACTTATGACGGTGTATGTTATTTTTGGTGGTATGACAGCAACGAGCTGGGTACAAATTGTAAAGGCTGTATTACTTATGGCTGGTACGTTTATTATTTCTGTTATCGTTTTCGCAAAATTCAACTTCAGCGTGACTGAAATGTTCGCTCAAATGAAAACAGCTACACCATTAAAAGATTCATTTTTAAATCCAGGTGTAAAGTATAAGGATGGTCTTGATACACTTTCTTTAAATTTAGGACTAGTACTTGGTACAGCTGGATTACCACATATACTTGTCCGCTTTTTTACAGTACGTGATGCAAAAACTGCACGTCAATCTGTCGTATATGCGACGTGGTTAATTGGTGCATTTTATATTATGACGATTTTCTTAGGATTTGGTGCGGCGGCTTTTGTAGGAAATGAAGCGATTATTAAAGCGAACCCAGCTGGTAATATGGCGGCACCTTTATTAGCAAAAGCGTTAGGTGGAGATTTCTTATTTGCTTTCGTATCAGCAATTGCTTTTGCAACAATTTTGGCTGTAGTGGCAGGTCTCGTATTAACGGCAGCATCAGCATTCGCTCATGATTTTTATAATGAGATCATTCGCAAAGGGAAATCAACAGAAAAAGAGCAAGTATCTATGGCTCGGTATGCATCTATTGGAGTAGCGATACTATCTATCATACTTGCATTATTTGCCCAAACATTAAACGTAGCATTTTTAGTATCATTAGCATTTGCAGTTGCAGCGAGTGCAAATCTACCAGTGATTTTATTTACAATATATTGGAAGCGTTTTAATACAACGGGTGCTATTTCCGGTATGATTGTAGGGCTCGTATCAGCAATTGTTCTCGTAGCGTTGAGTCCGAATGTTTGGAACCCTGTAGCTGGAAAAGCTATTTTTGTTGGGGAAGCGATATTCCCATATACGACACCAGGAATTATTTCAATTCCGCTCGGATTTCTTGCAGCATATTTAGGAACTGTTTTATCTAGTAAGAAAGAAGATGCAGCGAAATTTGATGAAATTCTTGTGAAATCTAATACTGGTCACGGTATTAGTGATGCGTCTTCACATTAA
- a CDS encoding sterol desaturase family protein yields MKKVGKEFFLQYDIVIMYSILFIFIIILKMQFLTWFGMLACMFGIVFYTLNEYMTHRFLFHIKPPKNTFLLKMLRRLHYDHHVYPDDLKLLFLPVWFSIPSFTVYLLIAYGITKSLTITLSFGIGMIIMLLVYEWKHYIAHRPIRPVTKFGRWLKKQHILHHYKNEKFWFGVSNPVFDFIFGTLKDGKEVELSETARNLEKEKKTKVVR; encoded by the coding sequence ATGAAGAAAGTGGGGAAAGAGTTCTTTTTACAATATGATATCGTCATTATGTATAGCATTCTATTTATTTTCATTATTATTTTAAAAATGCAATTTTTAACGTGGTTTGGCATGTTAGCATGTATGTTTGGAATTGTTTTCTATACACTGAATGAATATATGACACATCGTTTTTTATTCCATATAAAGCCACCTAAAAACACATTTCTATTAAAAATGTTAAGAAGATTACATTATGATCACCACGTATATCCAGATGATTTAAAACTTTTGTTTTTACCTGTATGGTTTAGTATACCTAGTTTTACTGTATATTTACTTATAGCATATGGTATTACAAAAAGTCTTACTATTACACTTTCATTTGGAATCGGAATGATTATTATGCTGCTCGTTTACGAATGGAAACATTATATTGCCCATAGACCGATTCGTCCCGTCACTAAGTTTGGAAGATGGCTAAAAAAACAACATATATTACACCATTATAAAAACGAAAAGTTTTGGTTCGGTGTTTCAAATCCAGTATTCGATTTTATATTTGGAACACTTAAAGACGGAAAAGAGGTTGAGTTAAGCGAAACAGCTCGTAATTTAGAAAAGGAAAAAAAGACAAAAGTAGTGCGTTAA
- a CDS encoding DUF485 domain-containing protein, with the protein MKRDDTSARKLQNEVNYTEVVQSEEFQLLLNTKKKFIIPMSIFFFSFFIALPILTSYSKVLNTPAFGDVTWAWVFAFSQFIMTWALCMIYSKKAESFDEISRKILQDMQKGRG; encoded by the coding sequence ATGAAACGAGATGATACGTCAGCACGTAAGTTGCAAAATGAGGTGAATTATACAGAGGTCGTTCAGTCGGAAGAATTTCAATTGTTATTAAATACGAAAAAGAAGTTTATCATTCCAATGAGTATTTTCTTTTTTAGTTTTTTTATCGCATTACCTATTTTAACATCGTATTCAAAGGTGCTCAATACACCTGCATTTGGTGACGTTACATGGGCGTGGGTATTTGCTTTTTCCCAATTTATCATGACATGGGCACTATGTATGATTTATAGCAAAAAAGCAGAATCATTTGATGAAATCTCCCGAAAAATTCTGCAAGATATGCAAAAAGGGAGGGGCTGA
- a CDS encoding DUF3986 family protein, with translation MEKYDPNKHYHIGYYEDGYDLEVTAYKRINEPVWDAYLPHYEVDGFYKKVEEMKLGEYIDDYGIKVYSFSNDIDDEEARIIFEKWLKKNEIV, from the coding sequence ATGGAGAAATATGATCCGAACAAACATTATCACATCGGATATTATGAAGATGGATATGATTTAGAAGTGACGGCGTACAAAAGAATAAATGAACCAGTTTGGGATGCTTATCTTCCGCACTATGAGGTAGACGGTTTTTATAAGAAAGTGGAGGAAATGAAACTAGGCGAATATATAGATGATTATGGCATTAAGGTGTATTCATTTAGTAATGATATCGATGATGAAGAAGCACGAATTATTTTTGAAAAATGGTTAAAAAAGAACGAGATTGTTTAA
- a CDS encoding cation:proton antiporter has protein sequence MEFEFFFQIALILLSTKLAGDLSVRLGQPSVLGKLIVGIVIGPAILGWIENSELLTQLSNVGVILLMFMAGLETDLDELNANRNSSLAVALGGIILPFVGGYVSGLVMGMEQGNAVFLGLLLCATSVSISVQTLRDLGKMKTRESTTMLGAAVFDDILVVILLAFAMSFLGTDDVNLTMIILKKVVFFASIILIGWKGVPVIMRWLSPLRVSESIVSAALIICFSFAYFGELLGIAGIIGAFAAGIAISQTNYKHEVEKKVEPIAYAMFVPVFFVSIGMNITFDGIGNQIWFILALTVIAVLTKLIGCGVGARMTGFDAKSSAIIGSGMVSRGEVALIIAGTGLSSGLLAQDYFTAIVIVVILTTMITPPMLKYTFGAKDKAMNESK, from the coding sequence TAAATTAATTGTCGGTATCGTTATCGGCCCAGCTATATTAGGTTGGATTGAAAATTCAGAGCTTCTAACACAATTAAGTAATGTCGGTGTTATTCTTTTAATGTTTATGGCAGGACTTGAAACAGACTTAGATGAATTAAACGCAAATCGCAATTCTTCTTTAGCAGTTGCACTCGGAGGTATCATTCTTCCATTCGTAGGTGGTTACGTTTCCGGTCTTGTTATGGGAATGGAACAAGGAAACGCTGTATTCTTAGGGTTACTTCTATGTGCGACAAGTGTTAGTATTTCCGTTCAAACACTTCGTGATTTAGGTAAAATGAAAACACGTGAGAGTACGACGATGCTTGGAGCCGCTGTATTTGATGATATTCTTGTTGTTATTTTATTAGCATTCGCAATGAGCTTCTTAGGCACTGATGATGTTAACTTAACAATGATTATCTTGAAGAAAGTAGTATTCTTCGCTTCTATTATTTTAATTGGATGGAAAGGTGTACCAGTGATTATGCGTTGGTTATCACCATTGCGCGTATCTGAGTCTATCGTGAGCGCAGCTCTTATCATCTGTTTCTCATTCGCATATTTCGGCGAATTATTAGGAATTGCTGGTATTATCGGTGCTTTCGCTGCTGGTATTGCAATTTCTCAAACAAACTACAAACATGAAGTAGAAAAGAAAGTAGAACCAATTGCTTACGCTATGTTCGTTCCAGTATTCTTCGTTAGTATCGGTATGAATATTACATTTGACGGTATTGGCAATCAAATTTGGTTCATCCTAGCATTAACAGTAATCGCTGTATTAACAAAACTAATTGGTTGTGGTGTTGGTGCACGCATGACTGGATTTGATGCAAAGTCTTCTGCAATTATCGGTTCTGGTATGGTTTCTCGTGGTGAAGTTGCACTTATCATCGCAGGAACAGGACTCTCTTCAGGTCTATTAGCACAAGATTACTTTACAGCAATCGTTATTGTCGTTATTTTAACTACAATGATTACACCACCAATGTTAAAATACACTTTTGGTGCTAAAGATAAAGCAATGAATGAAAGCAAGTAA